CGTCCTCCCCAGCAGAAAGGGGCCCTGGCATCCGGTAGTGTTCTCTACGCAGTTCTTTGACTTGGAACTCCTTGGGTTGAGCAGCCCCGTGGAGGTGCATGGTTGACCTTGGACGCCCTCCTCCACCTCACCTTCTGTCTTTCACTTTTGTACCCTCGCTGCTCGGCCATGCTAACTGTAGCCACTGAGTCAACCCCTGCAGAGGTTGTGTTTAGTCAGCTTCCTGTTGCCGGagcagaccagctgaggaaatcaGCTTACACCGGAAGAAAGGTCTCTTTTGGCACACGGTTTCAGCGGTGTTAAGTGCCGAGTTGTGTGGCCCTGTTCTTGTGGGCCTGTCCGTTGTGTGGGAGCACGTGGTTGGAGGAATTGTTCACCTCATAGTCCCCGGGAGGGCAAAAGAAAGAGTGAAGAACGAAACAGGGTCTCAATAGCTCCTTTCAGAGTACAACCTAACTTCCTTCCACCAGTCCCCGCCTCCCGAAGGATCCACCGCTCAATAACAGCACCGCAGGCCAGGACCGGGCTTATGGCGCGTGAGCCTTTAGGGGACATTCAGGATCCAAGTCCCTGAGtagctctccttttcttcccttcacctgcctgttctcctttctctcctgacTTTTAAAAGCAGTGCTGGGAGTGagtgggcctggagagacggctcagcggtgaAGAGCGGTCACTGTGGTCACTGCTCTTGCGAGGGACCTGGGTTTAGTTGTCAacaccacacggcagctcacagctctagttccagggaatgaGGTGTCCtcttcaggcacacacatggtacgcatacatatgtgcattaaaaacactcatacatgtgaagttaaaagaaattaaaaacaacaacaagacaatgtagggggctgaagagatggctcagcggttaagagcactggctgctcttccagaggacccaggttcaattcccagcacccacatggcagctcacaactgcctgtaactccagttccagggattccaacattcttctctggcttctgtggacaccaggcattcACTtgttaaataaacacacatgtaggcaaaacacccatacaaacacataaaaaatgaaaaagaaacagtgtGGTTGAGAGTCATTTATTTAAACTTaggctatatttttattttttcttaattgataaaaaaagaatttatgatCAGTAGCTGGGGGAGGTATTTACATCTTACAGGGATGGTAGTTGGCCTCAAGGAAACTCTTCCTGGTGATGTTTTTGGCTCTGCATGGACAAGGGTGGGAATGTCATGCACTCTGCTTCTAGCCATATGACACTGCCACCAGGCCCCAACTTGTCTACCATGTGCTAGATTTCAGActgaaaatactttatttaaagaaaatgcaagTCTCATTGTGGGGATTTTCAGACCTAGAGAAATGGAATCACCATGTACCCAAAGCCGTCTTTAAACACCATCCACAGTTGCCAGTCACAGTGTTTGTGGTAACTTTCTTAGGTTAGAATCACTTGGAATTCTGTTTAAAATCCATCGTCCCAGATTGAGGATGTAGTTCAGGAGGAGAGTGCTCATCTAGCATGTGTAAGACCTCACTTCTGTTCCCAAGAACACAAGCTGTTATTAATAATACCacataataatagcaataaaaataataccaTAAGCAGTAAAAATAATACCATAAtaccagtggtggcgcacgccttttaatcccagcactcaggaggcagagccaggcggatctctgtgagttcaaggccagcctggtctacagagtgagatccaggacaggcaccaaagctacacagagaaacactgtctcaaaaaacctaaacaaacaaataataccataaataataacaacagtatGTAGTCCTGGTTTCCCCATCCCCATATCAGCCAATTCAGAAATCTCTCCATGCTGGGCCAGGCAGTCTGCATGTCTAACAGGCTTCCCAGTGGATCTCATGTCACTGACATGTGAGAACTCCTACCTTAGGTAAAGGCATGGGTATCGCCCAGGTACAGATTCCACCCAATGCCAGTCCTTCCTGCTGATGAGATAGAAGACGGCTTACTGAACAGAAGAGCCATACACCCCCTTGGCTCCTGTAGAGTACCCAAGCTGGTCAGGAACAGCACCAACTACACCAGAGCCTTAGTCATTGAAAAGAGAAAGCTCTCAGTGGGTCAGCCAGTGGTTAAGAGAGGcattgttgccgggcggtggtggcgcacgcctttaatcccagcactcgggaggcagagccaggcggatctctgtgagttcgaggccagcctgggctaccaagtgagtcccaggaaaggcacaaaactacacagagaaaccctgtctcgaaaaaaaccaaaaaaaaaaaaaaaaaaaagagaggcatTGTCTGCATCAGTTTTCAGCTTCTTGCTCTACCAACAGTCAAACCCAGCAATCTAATCTGGAGTTGTACTGAGCCAAGGCTTTAAGAAGGCCTTACAGGGGACTGGGAATATGGCCCAGGCAGTAAAGTAACCTGCTATGTGGTCATGAGGATCTGACgtctgatccccagcatccacataaaacaaGTGATGTGGTCATGTATATCTGTCACCCTGGCATTGAACAGGGGTCCAGAGGctgctggccaaccagtctagccaatcagtgaggaccagcttcagtgagagaaaccctgtctcaaaagatatggtggcagggcatggtggtatgggcctttaatcccagcattcagaaggcagataGATGCAAGACAAgggggtttctgtgagttccaggccagcctggtttacacagaaaATTCCAGGCCGATCCtgtctccagagagagagagaggagggagagggaaggtggaagGTCACCCAGGAATACATCTGATCCAACCTCTGCCTATCTACTAAATACACGCATACCtggtggtgtacacacacacacacacacacacacacacacacacacacacacacgcacgcacgcacgcacgcacgcacgcacacacacaccaacgcCACGGCCTTACAGTGGCTACACGAAAGCATTTGGAATATGCTGACTTGCGCCTGCCTGAGCCTCTCCCCAGACATGCTCCAGTGTGTGAGACTCATGGGTTGTCTtaaaccatctctctctctctctctctctctttcagattGGGAAAGAAACTTTCCGAAGAAATGGAAGAGTAAGTTCCCACTCTTGTGTGTCCTGTAGTGAGCGGTGCCAGCAGCGCGGCCTTGGCAGTCATTGTCCCTCCGGCCCGTGTTAAACACAGCCTTGAAAAAACAgatagaaggggctggagagctcgCTCGGCAGCTGAGCGCCTTTGCAGACGCCAGGGGGGTGGGTTTCCaacccccacatggcagctcacaaccgtccttaactccaggtctaggggcTCCAGACCCCTCACCTCATCTCCATGGAAACCAGGCCCACACAGTGTGCAGACAGAATAGTCATCCAcatcaattaaaaacaataactacGTCTTCAAAAATGAATTCAGGTGGTGTGGAGTCCGGCTGTGGCCTGGCGTTAGGATCTGCACGGTGAAGTAAGAGCTTTGCTTCTTGTGGCCTCCTCACCTGAAGGTCCGATGACACGGATGCCATGTCACTGTGTCACCACCGGCTTTTTAGGATTACGTGTCCCGAGCGTCAGGGTGCCAGCCCAGATTTTCCGCTGTAACAACGCAGATGGGCAGACTGATTGCTAAGTAAGAAGATGCCTTAACCgctgggtctcatggaggcgctttctcagttgagggtcccgCCTtgcagatgactccagcttgtgtcaggttgacatagaCCTAGCCAGGACCCCTGCCGGCTCTAGCCATTGCTATCTGTGTTTGAAACTCTCCTGTTCTGTTTCCCACCGACAGCGGCCGCCTGAGACAGCACAGCCTGGCTCGATCAGATGACGGAGAAGGTGAGCTCCTTAGAGGAAGTCAGAGCCCGCGGCCAGGAGACCTGGGAGCCCTCAGGGAGTCCTTGGCTGCAGGCTTAAAATCCCAGACTGCTGCTCACATCTCTGCTTCGCTAAGGCTCCTGCCATTACCCACTTACTTACTGCTTACCCACTTCCTCGTTGGTCCTTCAGAACTCCGCGGCAGTGTGTCGGTCAGCTttactggggttacagacttGCGCAGCCTACCCACTTTCTACATGGCTGTTGGAGATTCAAAGCTAAGGCCTTCCCCGCTCGCTGAGCCTTTTTCCCAGCCCCaattcttctttaaaacaaatcttCCATTTACCTCTGGTCTcgctcatgtctttttttttttatgtgtgcgCATGagggtgggtggtgtgtgtgcatgtccatgtgcGTGCACGCGCATGCACATGTATTCTCTTGCTGTAGTAGTGTGTAGTAACCATTTTAAGTACTTGGGCTGCTCATTCTATCATTGTAGTCTCTTCTGAATCTGTTTCTGTTGCCTCATTTTCCTTCTGCAAGAGgtgttcccccccaccccccacacacacacacctcgctCCCTCACTGATTAGTAGTTGGATTGGATATGGGACACTCTGGATGTGAACATATTGATCCTGGATCTATTTGTCTCCCTTCAAAGGCTGATCTGGTTGCTGGCAGGTGATGTATCTTTGATGGTCAAGTTGTCCCTCTTGAGAGCCATCTGGAGCTAGCCCTAAGCTGTGTCCAACTTTTTGCCATCAAGACAAAATGTTGTCGATTGTAAAGTTCATGCTCGAGAACCACACaatcaagttacaaaaaaaagaaagaaagaaggaaagaaagaaagaaaagaaaagaaaagagagaaagaaagaaaagaaaattgcattttaaaaagtgcAATATCTTAAGTAAGTTTACAGTTTCATGTTGGGCTGCATTTGTAGCTCTCTCTCCTCAGCTGAGGGTGGCCCGTGGCCGTGGATTAGTCTAAGGCATCTTGTGAGTGAGTGCAGCGAAATCACCAAACAAGGCCAGTCTGTGGGGTAGAAAACAgcttacgggggggggggggggacgacaaacTGACAGGCTGTCTCACAGAATCAGAGAACAGCAACTCATGGGAAGGCCCGGATTTGATCCATTAGTCAGCAGGGTGGGTGTCACAAGCTGCTTATCCAGAACCAAGTCTATTTTGCCCCTGGCAGTTGAAGGGAAGTAGTGGCCTTCCTGACAAACAGAAACTCCAAATCATAAGATTCCCAAGGGATGCTGATTTCAGGTTTCTGTTTACCCCGTAAGAATTCAGCCTGTGTTGGATGAGGCCGCCATCTAAGGACACCATCAGCAGGACTGCCATTTTGGGGCCTGCTATGTATACGACCTAGCGTGTTTCCGCTAAGGTCACTCATCAAGGTCCTGATTCCCTGTCTGGGTGTAGTCAGCCTCTTCTGGTTTCCCAGGAGTCCCGGGACTGAAGACCTCTGAGGCCTTGAACTAGAAGAtggtgaagggggggggggggggagtatctGCAGTGTTAGGATCTGACCAGTCTGGAACAGTGGCTAGGTGTGAGCAGATGGCAAGTCGTGTCCCGAGGGTCATGTTTTAAATAACTTCAGTCTCCAGTtgcttgtgtatttgtttgtaaCACCAAGAAACTTGGGCTTTATGTAAGAAACATTTAGTGCAGGAAACATGATTTCTAGAGCTCGTTGGcagaaacttccaaatggaaataacAAGAAAACAGTGCAATCCATGATCCACTGGCGCTTGCTCACCGGGTGTCTCCAGGCTGTTCCCTAAGGCATCTTGTGAGTGAGTGCAGCGAAATCACCATCCAGGCTGTTCCCACTCGGCCCCGAGCCGCCTTCCAGCGCCCTCCTCCGAAGGGCTTCTGAAACCCCGCTCTCTTGActtttttcactgtggaaaatgcTCCATTTCAAGGAGTAGCTATGAAGTGTCACAGCCAATGTTTGCAAATGCTGCAAGTGAATGTGTGGGGCCAGAGGCTGTACTGGTTGCCATAAGGCTTTAGAGTCACGATGCTGTGGCTTGGAGGGGCTCCTTAGGCCATCTTGAGCAAACCTGCCCTTTCACGCATTAAGCAATTGAGGCTTAGAGGGTTTTATATCGTGTAGCAGGACTCGGAGAGACTGCCCTTCCGACTCCCAAGAGAATCAGCTCTTGTGCCTCAGTTGTCCACCAATGTTAACCATCACCATTTACTACTGAACATTCACCTTGTACCAGCCACCAAGCTGGTGCTTTGCATTGTCTTGTCTGGGATAATAGGGATATGATACCACATTTGGCTTATGTTTTACATACTGTGCCATGTGACTCTCAAGAACAATCAACAGTCTATATAGcaagctgtgtatgtgtgtgtgtgcatgagtgcgtgtgtgtgtgtgtgtgtgtgtgtgtgtgtgtgtgtgtgtacacattcataTAAAGGTGGGAGGCTGATAGGATGTCACTTCTAGATCACTTtccaccattattattattattattattattattatttggttttttgagacagagtttctctgtatagctttgcgcctttcctggaactcacttggtagcccaggctggcctcgaactcatagagattcgcctggctctgcctcccgagtgctgggattaaaggcgtgcgccaccaccgcccggctccacttttttttgttgttgttgttttaaatagggtctctcactgcacctggagTTCGTCAGTTTGACGAGGCTAACCCGTGAGCTTCGGGGATCTGCCTGCTGCCCCTGCCCTGCGCTGCTGGAGTGTTGGGCACACACCACCGTGCTTAGCCTTTGATCTGGGTTCCTAGGATCTtaactcaggtcctgatgctcGCGCTGTGCTGCAGGCACTTTCCTGGTCCCCATCTCCCCGGGGCGAAGGTTTTTACATCAGCTTTACTGAGTGTGTTTAAGCACGGAAAGCCTTAGCCACTTACAGTAAGCAGTGTGAGTTGGGCTGACTCCCGTGTCCTGTGAAACCACTGTCACAATGAACATACAGAGTCTCCACACACCCCCCTCAGcacatccctcctctgcctctggactCAACTGTTGGTGCTTTTTTCCAcgataaaataatttcatttcctaGACTAAATGAAAGCGTGAGTACACACATCTTATCCCAGTTTACGTAAATAGAAGCATAAGCGTGCCTGGCTTTTCTCCTCATTATGATTCCAACGCCGTCGATCCAGGTTGCTGCGTGTATCGTTAGTGTCTTCGTTTTTATTGATGAGTGATGATCCATTATA
Above is a genomic segment from Peromyscus leucopus breed LL Stock chromosome 14, UCI_PerLeu_2.1, whole genome shotgun sequence containing:
- the Ift43 gene encoding intraflagellar transport protein 43 homolog isoform X2; amino-acid sequence: MDDLLDLGEERRRSSATSGAKMGRRAQQESPQAESYFSSKNSSLTQTEEAPPPKPPRRQGGWADDSMKVSKLGKKLSEEMEDGRLRQHSLARSDDGEELRGSVSVSFTGVTDLRSLPTFYMAVGDSKLRPSPLAEPFSQPQFFFKTNLPFTSGLAHVFFFLCVRMRVGGVCACPCACTRMHMYSLAVVVCSNHFKYLGCSFYHCSLF